One segment of Streptomyces roseifaciens DNA contains the following:
- a CDS encoding uroporphyrinogen-III synthase, with product MGTGTSPRTPPVPGPLLGYVVGVTADRRRDELTALLRRRGARVVEAPTMRIVPLDDDVALRRATERCLTGPLDYVVATTGVGWRGWMSAAEGWGHGAGLAGACRGAEVLSRGPKATGAVRASGLAEAYSPGSEACDELLAWLLARDLAGRRIAVQEHGAPLPGFADALRGRGAEVIEVPVYRWTQPEDPGAARRLVEQTVRREVHALTFTSAPAIDFFLACAREAGLSARVLDALRGPVLPVCVGSVCARPLEDAGVPTVQPERGRLGALVRTLTQILPTRDRRTLRNGPRPLVLQGNALIADDDALWLPPLPAAILRTLAERPGWVLSRGELLRRVWDAGQTDEHAVEAAVGRLRSALGPHASLIRTVPKRGYRLAVEG from the coding sequence ATGGGAACCGGCACCTCTCCCCGCACACCCCCCGTCCCCGGCCCGCTCCTCGGCTACGTCGTCGGCGTCACCGCCGACCGGCGGCGCGACGAACTCACGGCCCTGCTCCGGCGCAGGGGCGCCCGCGTCGTCGAAGCGCCCACGATGCGGATCGTCCCGCTCGACGACGACGTGGCCCTGCGCCGCGCCACCGAACGCTGCCTCACCGGCCCCCTCGACTACGTCGTCGCCACCACCGGCGTCGGCTGGCGCGGCTGGATGAGCGCCGCCGAAGGCTGGGGGCACGGCGCCGGGCTGGCCGGGGCCTGCCGGGGCGCGGAAGTCCTCAGCCGGGGCCCCAAGGCGACCGGCGCCGTACGCGCCAGCGGCCTGGCCGAGGCCTACTCGCCCGGCTCCGAAGCGTGCGACGAACTCCTCGCCTGGCTCCTCGCCCGCGACCTCGCCGGCCGCCGCATCGCCGTCCAGGAGCACGGCGCGCCCCTCCCGGGCTTCGCGGACGCCCTGCGCGGGCGCGGGGCCGAGGTCATCGAAGTGCCGGTCTACCGCTGGACGCAGCCCGAGGACCCGGGCGCCGCCCGGCGCCTCGTCGAGCAGACCGTACGCCGCGAAGTCCACGCCCTCACCTTCACCAGCGCACCGGCCATCGACTTCTTCCTGGCCTGCGCGCGCGAGGCCGGCCTGTCCGCGCGGGTCCTCGACGCCCTCCGGGGCCCCGTCCTGCCCGTGTGCGTCGGCTCCGTGTGCGCCCGCCCCCTGGAGGACGCCGGCGTCCCCACCGTCCAGCCCGAACGCGGCCGCCTCGGCGCCCTCGTCCGCACCCTCACCCAGATCCTCCCCACCCGCGACCGCCGCACCCTCCGCAACGGCCCCCGCCCCCTCGTCCTCCAGGGCAACGCCCTCATAGCCGACGACGACGCCCTCTGGCTCCCCCCGCTCCCCGCCGCGATCCTCCGCACCCTCGCCGAACGCCCCGGCTGGGTCCTCAGCCGGGGCGAACTCCTGCGCCGCGTCTGGGACGCCGGCCAGACGGACGAACACGCGGTCGAAGCGGCGGTGGGCCGCCTGCGCAGCGCACTGGGGCCCCACGCGAGCCTGATCAGGACGGTCCCGAAGAGGGGGTACCGGCTGGCGGTGGAGGGGTGA
- a CDS encoding VOC family protein, giving the protein MAAQAEGMPCWADAMFTDIEKAKEFYGDVLGWTFGESATEFGNYTEAYSDGKAVAAVVPPMPGQEGKSAWCLYFASPDAAATAEKIRAAGGELLMEPMTVGDFGTMVLARDPAGVTFGVWQAGTHEGFQKRGEPGAYCWAEVFTREPGKADAFFPAVFPYGLQHMEGEADAGDEQTDFKLFSLGGDTVLGRMAMGEEFPPEIPPYIQVFFAVGDCDAAVAKARDRGGELHFGPMDSPFGRFAALTDSQGASFAVIDLNTTKGAMPGLTDEK; this is encoded by the coding sequence ATGGCCGCGCAAGCAGAGGGCATGCCGTGCTGGGCCGACGCGATGTTCACGGACATCGAGAAGGCCAAGGAGTTCTACGGTGACGTCCTGGGATGGACGTTCGGCGAGAGCGCGACGGAGTTCGGCAACTACACCGAGGCGTACTCCGACGGAAAGGCCGTGGCCGCCGTCGTACCCCCCATGCCGGGCCAGGAGGGCAAGTCCGCCTGGTGCCTGTACTTCGCCTCGCCCGACGCCGCCGCCACCGCGGAGAAGATCCGCGCGGCCGGCGGCGAACTGCTGATGGAACCGATGACGGTCGGCGACTTCGGCACCATGGTCCTCGCCCGCGACCCCGCCGGCGTCACCTTCGGCGTCTGGCAGGCCGGCACCCACGAGGGCTTCCAGAAGCGCGGCGAGCCCGGCGCGTACTGCTGGGCCGAGGTCTTCACCCGCGAACCCGGCAAGGCCGACGCCTTCTTCCCCGCCGTCTTCCCCTACGGGCTGCAGCACATGGAGGGCGAGGCGGACGCCGGCGACGAACAGACCGACTTCAAGCTCTTCAGCCTCGGCGGCGACACGGTGCTCGGCCGCATGGCGATGGGCGAGGAATTCCCGCCGGAGATCCCTCCCTACATCCAGGTCTTCTTCGCCGTCGGCGACTGCGACGCGGCGGTGGCCAAGGCCAGGGACCGCGGCGGCGAACTCCACTTCGGCCCGATGGACAGCCCCTTCGGCCGCTTCGCGGCCCTCACCGACTCCCAGGGCGCGTCCTTCGCCGTCATCGACCTGAACACGACGAAGGGCGCGATGCCGGGGCTGACGGACGAGAAGTGA
- a CDS encoding NADPH-dependent FMN reductase produces MTAARPRVLCVAGSPSAGSHTRALVGHIGGLLEQRGFGSSLADLALLDLPRSHPDHYWSEAPHPVVQAREFIEAVLASDALVIGTPVYHSGYSGLLKSAVDLLPSDAFAGKAVALVSHASGPRGSATACEQLRQVVKALGGWAVPMQVSTVSADFTPSAGGQRGLDVTGPVHARCVELADQLAAFTRAMRGAADSGTTAEDTAEVAA; encoded by the coding sequence GTGACCGCCGCCCGTCCGCGCGTGCTGTGCGTCGCCGGGAGCCCGAGCGCCGGCTCCCACACCCGCGCCCTCGTCGGGCACATCGGCGGCCTCCTGGAACAGCGCGGCTTCGGCAGCAGCCTCGCCGACCTCGCCCTGCTCGACCTTCCGCGCAGCCACCCCGACCACTACTGGAGCGAGGCTCCCCACCCCGTCGTCCAGGCACGCGAGTTCATCGAGGCGGTGCTCGCCAGTGACGCGCTGGTCATCGGGACGCCCGTCTACCACTCCGGGTACTCCGGGCTGCTGAAGAGCGCCGTGGACCTCCTTCCCTCCGACGCCTTCGCGGGCAAGGCGGTCGCCCTGGTCTCCCATGCCAGCGGGCCGCGCGGCTCGGCCACCGCCTGCGAGCAGCTGCGCCAGGTCGTGAAGGCGCTCGGCGGCTGGGCGGTGCCGATGCAGGTCAGCACGGTCTCCGCGGACTTCACGCCTTCGGCCGGAGGGCAGCGGGGGCTGGACGTGACGGGCCCGGTGCACGCGCGCTGCGTGGAACTCGCGGACCAGCTGGCGGCGTTCACGCGGGCGATGCGGGGTGCGGCTGACAGCGGCACGACCGCCGAGGACACCGCGGAGGTGGCGGCATGA
- a CDS encoding helix-turn-helix domain-containing protein gives MDTLDFPAEVSTGERIRILRESRGMSREVLAGLCARKADWLKKIEKGERELNSHSLLLRLAAALQIPDLSILTGGTPEVVQPVPLGRFDHPTMPAIWGAVMSRSLAPLSTAVDVQGLQGRVEQTWRLWHTSGRNRTEVGALLPALIRDAETAARTLEGAQRRTALVALSDVYRLTGQATAYVAPAELAWVVADRALAAAQRADDPAAIAAAAWNMGNILREARYSDGPMWISTPFPWPWTFGRPGKHCRWRMTSTPM, from the coding sequence GTGGACACCCTGGACTTTCCTGCAGAGGTGAGCACTGGCGAACGGATCCGGATTCTCAGGGAATCCCGCGGGATGAGCCGCGAAGTCCTCGCAGGCCTGTGCGCCCGGAAGGCGGACTGGCTCAAGAAGATCGAGAAGGGGGAGCGGGAGCTCAATTCGCACTCGCTCCTGCTCAGGCTGGCTGCCGCTCTGCAGATCCCCGACCTGTCGATCCTGACCGGCGGTACTCCTGAGGTCGTCCAGCCGGTCCCTCTGGGACGATTCGACCACCCCACTATGCCTGCCATCTGGGGCGCCGTGATGAGCCGCAGTCTCGCGCCGCTGAGCACCGCAGTCGACGTGCAGGGCCTGCAGGGCCGGGTGGAGCAGACTTGGCGTCTGTGGCACACGTCCGGACGCAACCGCACAGAAGTAGGAGCACTCCTCCCCGCGCTCATCCGGGACGCCGAAACCGCTGCCCGCACTCTGGAAGGGGCACAACGACGAACCGCTCTCGTCGCCCTCTCCGACGTGTACCGGCTGACCGGACAGGCGACGGCCTACGTGGCGCCGGCCGAACTCGCCTGGGTCGTCGCCGACCGGGCTCTGGCCGCAGCTCAGCGGGCGGATGACCCTGCCGCCATCGCCGCCGCGGCGTGGAACATGGGCAACATTCTCCGTGAGGCACGGTATTCGGACGGGCCAATGTGGATTTCCACGCCGTTTCCGTGGCCATGGACCTTCGGGCGTCCGGGGAAGCACTGTCGTTGGCGGATGACATCGACCCCGATGTGA
- a CDS encoding vWA domain-containing protein: MAIDYIKRPRPATSAISLEKVQAAAPRLVDLYKSAQVSLEASGLSGQRAAVYLVLDRSGSMSRHFKDGTVQHLAEQALGLAAHFDDDGVVPVVFFSTGIDGIAEFGLGDYEGRISTLHSGYGRMGRTNYHLAMQAVIDHYTASGATDPALVLFQTDGAPSSRGAAERLLCAAARLPIFWQFIGFGNPDGAQFDFLRKLDDLPVPGKRVVDNAGFFPAGRTPRALPDTQLYAALMSEFPVWLRSARAAGILP, encoded by the coding sequence ATGGCCATCGACTACATCAAGCGGCCCCGCCCGGCCACCTCGGCCATCAGTTTGGAGAAGGTCCAGGCGGCCGCCCCTCGTCTCGTCGACCTGTACAAGTCCGCGCAAGTGTCACTGGAGGCGAGCGGCCTGTCGGGGCAGCGCGCCGCCGTGTACCTCGTCCTGGACCGGTCCGGAAGCATGAGCAGGCACTTCAAGGACGGCACCGTCCAGCATCTGGCGGAGCAGGCCCTGGGGTTGGCAGCGCACTTCGACGACGACGGCGTCGTGCCCGTCGTCTTCTTCTCCACCGGCATCGACGGCATCGCCGAGTTCGGCCTCGGCGACTACGAGGGCCGCATCAGCACCCTGCACTCCGGCTACGGGCGCATGGGCCGCACCAACTACCACCTGGCCATGCAGGCGGTCATCGACCACTACACCGCCTCGGGTGCCACCGACCCCGCCCTGGTGCTCTTCCAGACCGACGGCGCCCCCAGCTCCCGGGGCGCTGCCGAACGTTTGCTGTGCGCCGCCGCCCGGCTGCCGATCTTCTGGCAGTTCATCGGCTTCGGCAACCCGGACGGGGCACAGTTCGACTTCCTGCGGAAGCTGGACGACCTGCCCGTCCCGGGGAAGCGCGTCGTGGACAACGCCGGCTTCTTCCCTGCCGGGAGGACACCGCGGGCCCTGCCCGACACGCAGCTGTACGCAGCGCTGATGAGCGAGTTCCCGGTATGGCTGCGCAGCGCGCGGGCCGCGGGCATCCTGCCCTGA
- a CDS encoding class I SAM-dependent methyltransferase: MSTGTDTDTDTGAGTDTGTGTGPGTGEHAGYRELLREAFVRRYEDGADSWSEEPAMRELVPLLCTELAPGSSVIDIGAGRGRDMELLLAQGHRVTAVDLVRLPDWEDIARRYGAAAAFEVGNFADLADDRVFDAAVDNGVLHHQAPEDYAPYLANVRQRLRPGGLLAVSLFTTAEELAEGVLNRAEDGRLSRWFNEREATELLAGAGFTVTAVRNVRRELPGLAYLLVLARRDA, encoded by the coding sequence GTGAGTACGGGCACGGATACGGATACGGATACGGGTGCAGGCACGGATACGGGTACCGGCACCGGCCCCGGCACCGGGGAGCACGCGGGCTACCGCGAGCTGCTGCGCGAGGCGTTCGTCCGGCGCTACGAGGACGGCGCGGACTCCTGGAGCGAGGAGCCGGCCATGCGGGAGCTCGTGCCGCTGCTCTGCACGGAACTCGCGCCCGGCAGCTCCGTCATCGACATCGGGGCGGGCCGCGGCCGGGACATGGAGCTCCTGCTCGCCCAGGGCCACCGGGTCACCGCGGTCGACCTCGTACGGCTGCCCGACTGGGAGGACATCGCCCGCCGGTACGGCGCCGCGGCCGCCTTCGAGGTCGGCAACTTCGCCGACCTGGCGGACGACCGCGTCTTCGACGCCGCCGTCGACAACGGCGTCCTCCACCACCAGGCCCCGGAGGACTACGCGCCCTACCTGGCGAACGTGCGGCAGCGGCTGCGCCCCGGCGGGCTGCTGGCCGTCAGCCTCTTCACCACGGCGGAGGAGCTCGCCGAGGGCGTCCTGAACCGCGCCGAGGACGGCCGCCTGTCGCGGTGGTTCAACGAGCGGGAGGCGACGGAGCTGCTGGCTGGGGCGGGCTTCACGGTGACCGCCGTGCGGAACGTGCGCAGAGAGCTGCCGGGCCTCGCCTACCTGCTGGTCCTTGCCCGCCGCGACGCGTAA
- the epsC gene encoding serine O-acetyltransferase EpsC, whose protein sequence is MTPPLPPSPSLLPRSLRLLREDLKVVADRDPAVRSRGEALLAPFLPALWLHRPASGLHARGHRVAARVLSLVGRFLSGGVDIHPGARVGRRLFIDHGAAVIIGEDAVIGDDVTLYHQVTIGAIGWWRDRHRLPGERRHPTLGDRVVVGAGASVLGPVRIGDDSLVGAHALVTADVPAGSRVWAPKSEVHPRGKPAVVRAAGAEAAADVTANVTTNVTAKATAKRKRGGL, encoded by the coding sequence ATGACCCCGCCCCTGCCGCCGTCCCCGTCCCTCCTGCCCCGCTCTCTGCGCCTCCTGCGCGAGGACCTGAAGGTCGTTGCCGACCGAGACCCCGCCGTGCGCAGCCGCGGCGAGGCGCTCCTCGCCCCTTTCCTGCCGGCCCTGTGGCTGCACCGGCCGGCGAGCGGGCTGCACGCGCGGGGACACCGGGTCGCAGCCCGCGTGCTGTCGCTCGTCGGCCGCTTCCTGTCCGGCGGGGTCGACATCCACCCGGGTGCGCGCGTCGGGCGGCGGCTGTTCATCGACCACGGCGCGGCCGTGATCATCGGCGAGGACGCCGTGATCGGCGACGACGTCACCCTCTACCACCAGGTCACGATCGGTGCGATCGGCTGGTGGCGGGACCGCCACCGGCTGCCGGGCGAACGGCGCCACCCCACCCTCGGCGACCGCGTCGTGGTGGGGGCGGGCGCCTCCGTCCTCGGCCCCGTGCGCATCGGCGACGACAGCCTCGTCGGCGCGCACGCGCTGGTGACGGCCGACGTCCCGGCCGGGAGCCGGGTGTGGGCGCCGAAGAGCGAGGTCCACCCGAGGGGCAAACCCGCCGTGGTGCGGGCGGCCGGCGCGGAAGCGGCGGCGGACGTGACGGCGAACGTGACGACGAACGTGACAGCGAAGGCCACGGCGAAGAGGAAGCGAGGCGGTCTGTGA
- a CDS encoding ATP-grasp domain-containing protein — MAHLVLVETTPTAGFKVVSEAVALGHEVTFVAHSLDPYLAAEGGEEALKAPTRLLTGVPTTDPAGLLDVIGSLHRKHPVHGVLALSEGHLPATAEVAEALGLPFESAAVMRRLRDKHAVRELLGAAGVPQPAFRQALTVAAAVAAAEELGYPVVVKPADGFGSLHVGVANDATEVAALAEAIAGTRSYGRGVAGSGVALLEAYVPGPVVSCEMVTVDGVSTPYGCVDRMLAPAPHPVELGGCFPAELADDVREAVVRVCTDALAAVGIRRAHTHTEVVLGPDGPQIIEINGRLIGGYVPTMINYVLGRNIYHDVVELALGGSPSPSPVHGVGCIRAITAPVSGVLAGIDADAARQAPGTAEVMLHARPGQDVRPARNNFDRLGFLITTAVTAAEARKAAEEAHDLVRVTVDGDGSESNSGSGSGSDSDGRNAAEDAS; from the coding sequence ATGGCTCACCTGGTCCTGGTCGAGACGACCCCGACGGCCGGTTTCAAGGTCGTGAGCGAGGCCGTCGCGCTCGGCCACGAAGTGACCTTCGTGGCGCACTCCCTCGACCCCTACCTCGCCGCGGAGGGCGGCGAGGAGGCGCTGAAGGCCCCGACCCGGCTGCTCACCGGAGTCCCCACCACGGACCCGGCCGGCCTGCTCGACGTCATCGGCTCGCTCCACCGCAAGCACCCCGTGCACGGCGTGCTCGCCCTCAGCGAGGGCCACCTGCCCGCCACCGCGGAGGTCGCCGAGGCCCTGGGCCTGCCCTTCGAGAGCGCCGCGGTGATGCGGCGCCTGCGCGACAAGCACGCCGTGCGCGAGCTCCTGGGCGCCGCGGGCGTCCCGCAGCCGGCCTTCCGGCAGGCCCTGACGGTCGCGGCGGCCGTGGCCGCGGCAGAGGAGCTCGGCTACCCGGTCGTGGTCAAGCCGGCCGACGGCTTCGGCTCGCTCCACGTCGGCGTCGCGAACGACGCCACGGAGGTCGCCGCACTGGCGGAGGCCATCGCAGGGACGCGCTCCTATGGGCGCGGTGTCGCCGGCAGCGGAGTGGCGCTGCTGGAGGCGTACGTCCCCGGCCCCGTCGTCAGCTGCGAGATGGTGACCGTCGACGGCGTCAGCACCCCGTACGGCTGCGTGGACCGCATGCTGGCCCCCGCGCCCCACCCGGTCGAGCTGGGCGGCTGCTTCCCCGCCGAGCTGGCCGACGACGTGCGCGAGGCCGTCGTGCGCGTGTGCACCGACGCGCTCGCCGCCGTCGGCATCCGCCGCGCGCACACCCACACCGAGGTGGTCCTCGGGCCGGACGGGCCGCAGATCATCGAGATCAACGGCCGGCTCATCGGCGGCTACGTCCCCACGATGATCAACTACGTCCTGGGGCGGAACATCTACCACGACGTCGTCGAACTCGCCCTCGGTGGCAGCCCGTCACCCTCGCCCGTGCACGGCGTGGGCTGCATACGGGCCATCACCGCACCCGTCTCCGGCGTGCTCGCCGGCATCGACGCGGACGCGGCGCGGCAGGCCCCCGGCACGGCCGAGGTGATGCTGCACGCCAGGCCCGGGCAGGACGTGCGCCCCGCCCGGAACAACTTCGACCGGCTCGGCTTCCTCATCACCACGGCGGTGACGGCCGCCGAGGCGCGGAAGGCGGCGGAAGAGGCGCACGACCTCGTACGGGTGACGGTGGACGGCGACGGCAGCGAGAGCAACAGCGGCAGCGGCAGCGGCAGCGACAGCGACGGCCGGAACGCTGCGGAGGACGCGTCGTGA
- a CDS encoding AraC family transcriptional regulator, with translation MLERLNEALEHIESHLDQRIEVTELARIAVTSEYHFRRMFSALAGIPLSEYIRRRRLTVAGAEVLAGERTLLEIAVRYGYGSGEAFARAFRAVHGVGPGEARRAGAALNSQPRMSFRLVVEGSSSMRYRVVEKEQFRVVGKKVRAPLVHEGVNPAIAGFIRGIDQETIRRIAALSDQQPEGIVGVSDDLDPSRAEGTELDYYHGVVTGSDAVPEDMDALAVPAGTWAVFESSGPFPQALQHLWRDVFTQWFPSNPYRSRPGPEILRTRLSQDAARADAELWIPVERTEA, from the coding sequence GTGCTGGAGCGGCTGAACGAGGCCCTGGAACACATCGAGTCGCATCTCGATCAGCGCATCGAGGTGACCGAGCTGGCACGGATCGCGGTGACGTCGGAGTACCACTTCCGCCGGATGTTCTCCGCGCTGGCGGGGATCCCGCTGTCGGAGTACATCCGGCGCAGGCGGCTCACCGTCGCGGGCGCCGAGGTGCTCGCCGGGGAGCGGACGCTGCTGGAGATCGCGGTGCGCTACGGCTACGGCTCGGGGGAGGCGTTCGCGCGTGCCTTCCGGGCCGTGCACGGTGTGGGCCCGGGCGAGGCCCGGCGGGCCGGTGCGGCCCTGAACTCCCAGCCCCGGATGTCCTTCCGCCTCGTCGTCGAAGGGAGCAGCAGCATGCGATACCGGGTCGTGGAGAAGGAACAGTTCCGTGTGGTCGGCAAGAAGGTCCGGGCCCCGCTGGTCCACGAGGGGGTGAACCCGGCGATCGCCGGCTTCATCCGGGGCATCGACCAGGAGACGATACGGCGCATCGCCGCCCTGTCCGACCAGCAGCCGGAGGGCATCGTAGGAGTGAGCGACGACCTGGACCCGAGCCGGGCGGAGGGCACCGAACTCGACTACTACCACGGTGTGGTGACCGGATCCGACGCCGTCCCCGAGGACATGGACGCACTCGCCGTCCCGGCCGGCACATGGGCCGTCTTCGAGAGCTCCGGGCCGTTCCCGCAGGCGCTCCAGCACCTGTGGCGGGACGTCTTCACCCAGTGGTTCCCGTCCAACCCCTACCGCAGCCGCCCCGGCCCCGAAATCCTCCGCACCCGCCTGTCCCAGGACGCGGCACGGGCGGACGCGGAACTCTGGATCCCGGTGGAGCGGACCGAGGCCTGA
- a CDS encoding MFS transporter — MTAPSRGGPAAASPAPASAKPGSRMFASLAVRNYRYFFFGQFISNSGTWMQFVAQDWLVFHLTGSTFAVGVTTALQFLPVLLFGLFGGVVADRYPKRRILLTTQGAMGLFAAALAVLTLTDVVVVAHVYVFAFLLGLMNVFANPAIQTFVPEMVGPERIANAISLGAVNFQSARLLGPAAAGPLIVVIGSGWAFALNALSYVAVIASLLAVRASELLPAAPQRREKGQIRAGLRHVREHPELVRPIVLVGFVCTFGFNFPTLLSGFAYNVFDGGAKEFGFLTTAVGLGALAGALMSARRRSSRTVVLVGTAAAFGALEAVTALAPSVWLFGALMVLVGLLSVTFSTTANSLVQLHTDPAMRGRVMGLYMLVYTGGTPIGGPVVGWAVQHYGARAGILACGLVAVAAALIVGLVALRAPRAGAVAGG, encoded by the coding sequence ATGACCGCTCCGTCCCGAGGGGGCCCCGCCGCGGCCTCCCCCGCACCGGCGTCCGCGAAGCCGGGCAGCCGCATGTTCGCCTCGCTCGCCGTCCGCAACTACCGCTACTTCTTCTTCGGCCAGTTCATCTCGAACTCCGGCACGTGGATGCAGTTCGTCGCCCAGGACTGGCTGGTCTTCCACCTCACCGGCAGCACGTTCGCGGTGGGCGTCACCACGGCCCTGCAGTTCCTGCCGGTGCTGCTGTTCGGCCTGTTCGGCGGCGTGGTGGCCGACCGGTACCCGAAGCGGCGGATCCTGCTCACCACGCAGGGTGCCATGGGCCTGTTCGCCGCGGCGCTCGCCGTACTGACGCTGACCGACGTCGTCGTGGTCGCCCACGTCTACGTCTTCGCGTTCCTGCTCGGCCTCATGAACGTCTTCGCCAACCCCGCGATCCAGACGTTCGTCCCCGAGATGGTGGGCCCCGAGCGCATCGCCAACGCGATCAGCCTGGGCGCGGTGAACTTCCAGAGCGCCCGGCTGCTCGGCCCCGCCGCCGCCGGACCGCTGATCGTCGTCATCGGCAGCGGCTGGGCGTTCGCCCTCAACGCGCTGTCCTACGTCGCGGTGATCGCCTCGCTGCTGGCCGTACGGGCCTCCGAGCTGCTGCCGGCGGCGCCGCAGCGGCGCGAGAAGGGCCAGATCAGGGCGGGCCTGCGGCACGTGCGGGAACATCCCGAGCTCGTCCGTCCCATCGTCCTGGTCGGCTTCGTCTGCACCTTCGGTTTCAACTTCCCCACCCTGCTCTCGGGCTTCGCGTACAACGTCTTCGACGGCGGCGCGAAGGAGTTCGGCTTCCTCACGACGGCGGTCGGCCTGGGCGCGCTGGCAGGGGCCCTGATGTCGGCGCGGCGGCGCAGCAGCCGCACGGTGGTGCTGGTGGGCACGGCGGCCGCCTTCGGCGCCCTGGAGGCCGTGACGGCCCTCGCGCCGTCCGTCTGGCTCTTCGGGGCACTGATGGTGCTGGTGGGTCTACTGAGCGTGACGTTCTCCACGACGGCCAACTCCCTCGTCCAGCTCCACACCGATCCCGCGATGCGCGGCCGCGTCATGGGCCTGTACATGCTCGTGTACACGGGCGGGACGCCCATCGGCGGCCCGGTCGTGGGCTGGGCGGTCCAGCACTACGGGGCGAGGGCGGGAATCCTGGCGTGCGGGCTGGTCGCGGTGGCCGCGGCGCTGATCGTCGGGCTGGTCGCGCTGCGCGCTCCCCGTGCGGGCGCGGTCGCCGGTGGCTAG